Genomic DNA from Brienomyrus brachyistius isolate T26 chromosome 22, BBRACH_0.4, whole genome shotgun sequence:
TCCATACTTGGAAGGCAGACAGGGGCCTATTGAAAGTAAAAGTACAGCTATTGATGTTTACAACACAATGATGGGCTCCCTACAGAAGGCAACATCTGGACCATGTACTATCGACATTGACATAGAGACAGAAGGAAACCTGCTTGTAGAGGAGCTTGAAAGCAGTTCTGGGGATGAGCCAGCAAATGGAGCTCAAACTGCTCTTCCAACAACAACCATTTGAACTTTGAGTGTGGGCCTTGTGTTAGAGGAGTCCAAGAGACATGCGTGGACATTCACTACACTACAACCTTTCCAGATATGGGAAGCTCGTGGCCCGAGATATCGGGGGTTAAAGACATTCAACATCCAGCAATCAACCTACCCATACCCCTTCCTCATTCAGAAATTGCAGCTGAAAACTGTGGTGGCATCTCTCTCAATGAGGTCAACACTCAAGTCTTGGAAGAATGCAGACCTTATAGCCCTTTGTGCAATGAAGGAAACGCAAGATCAGAGTCACTTGTTAATCTCCGGCAGATGGCAGAAAGTCCTCCATTTATTGATGCACTGATTAGCCCAACTGGCAGAAACTACAACTTTAACAGTCATTTAAATCAGGAAGACATTGAGATGCCTTGGGAGGAAAATAAGGAGATTCCATCTCCTTCAACGGGAGGTAGTGTTTTGTCTCTAACAGAACCATTGGACAGTCAGGGGGACTCAGAGCCAGGGAATGAAGAATCAAGGTCAAATGTCTTGGAATTAAACACAGCTGATGAAACAATTGAGCAAGGCGTAAATGCGAAGAGTGTTAATGTTGTTCAGGCCAGCCCGTCCACCCTCTGTGAGAAGGCCCCGTGCTTCCCTACTGACGTAGCACAGGAGCCAGCATCGGAGAGCAGTCAGACTGCAGACAGTGGGTTGGAGGCCAGTTACTTCAGTATCAGCATGGTAGACATTGACAACTGCAGCGATGATGACGATGACATCACTGATGTCACATCTGGGATTTTCACGGACATAGTGGATTCGGTCGAGGTGACAGCTGATATCAATGTAACGATTAAGCACGACCAGAAAACCACAGAAACCCCAGACTCTGTAGATTCAGTTGACTTGCCCTCTGTCACAGGCCCCTGCGAGACATTCAGTCCAACATCCTTCTGCCCTTCCTCTCAATCCAAAGCGCTAGATAGTGGGTATGACACAGAGAACAATGAGTCACCAGAATTCATCTTGAAGGACACTTCTGAGCCTCGGCTAATTGGGAGTCCAGTTTTGGGAATAGTTGAGGCAGAGATGGTTCTTCAGGTGGATTTGGACAAAGGTGTAGATGCCGTGGTTTCCCTTTCCGCATCCAATAACACCAAAGTGGAGCTGACTGGCTTGAGTGAGAAGAACCCATACAGGGATTCTGCCTACTTCTCGGACTATGACACTGAAAATGAGAGATGGTCACGGGAAGACGAAGGTGACTTTCCAGAAAAGCTTGGAGATAATGACCTTGCTGGCCAGGAAGCTGAGAAGGAGGACCTTTCCAGGTACACAGGAACAGAGCAGTTCAGTCCTCATATTAAAGAAGGGGGCAAGCATTATTTTGAAGGTTTAGATAAAGGCAGGGACATTATAGAGTTTGATAATAAGCCAGAATCCAGTGCTTCCTCAGTTCCTGTCCTTTCTACGCTCTCTCCCTCACCCCCTGAAATGGGGGGCTGCCTGACCAAAGAATCTTCTCAGGATGAGGGTTTGGGACTGGATTCTGAGCATTCTGGAGAGGATCAGTCCTCAGAATGCACTTCATCCTCATCCACGGTATCAACGGTGTCTTCTGCCCAGCAGGAATATTCTGCTTCAGGTGACCAGGTGAAGAAAGGCACGGAGGACTCCCCTGGGCCCTTGTCATCAAACTCCACCTCTGAAGATATTCCTAAGGAAGTCCTGAGAGAGCTTGAGGGTGACAAGGATGAACTAGTGCAGGATTGTACTGGGCCTGAGGAGGAGGTGGAAGTAGATGAAAATGCCTCTTGGGGAACCTCTTCCAAAACATTGAAAAATCACACAGATCAAGTGGGTCTTTCTGAAATGGTAGAGGACACAGTCCCTCTTGTGCCAATAGCGGACGGGGGAAGATGCAGACGAGGAGGAGACAGACGACAGTGAGGAGTCGGACGAGGAGCTTGGCTGTTACAACATTCAGGAGCAGAGTGAGGAGAGCGATGAGGAGCTGCCAGCCGTGCCCATCGTGGTGAGCGACCGCAGCAACACCCGGCACCTCCGCAGCCTCCTCAAGATGCCCTCCCTGCTTACCGAGTCCTTTTGCGATGAGCTGGACCGGAAGAAGAAGGCGGTATCCTTCTTTGACGACGTCACCGTCTACTTGTTCGACCAGGTTTGTCAGCTAAAATCCTTGCCTATGCAGCATTAAGGTGTTCCGGAAGTTATGGATAGATCGCGCAAAATTACTGTTTCAAAGAAATAGACACAGAAGTCTCATAATAAGCAGGGTCAGTCTAACCGGTGAAGTGTTTATAGTAATGTCCTACAGCCCTGGATAGTGAGATCTGCAGCCCTCCTTTGCACTTAATCTCACTGTGTCACTGAACTCAATTCTTTTTCCAAGGAGAGTCCCACTGGTGACCTAGTGGAACCCATCTTCCCCTCGGGGGAAGAATCCGGCGGACAACCAAACTCTGATGTGGGTGAGCCAGCAGCGAAAGCCAGCGTCTCAGATGACTCTTCGGATGGGAATGTTTCAGAAGAGAGTAAGCTTGCCATGCGGACACAATTTCATTATCTAAATATACGTGTCTGTTGCGTTGCCTCTTTGAATTTTGACAGCCAGGGGATAAGTTATGCTCACTGATGGTAGCATAAAACATCAATACAAATGCAAATTAGTTGCAACTTCAAAATGTCGTACACAATATCTAGAGTTAAAATAAAATGCTAAAGACCTTAAGAGTATAATATGACAAGACGTAACGCTCTATATTCTAAATTCAATATGATTAATTGCTCAATATGTACGAATATATAGGAATACACGTATGGAAAGATATGTATTGGAAACAACTTGCTCTTGTATTTTTCTGGCCTTATTTAACCTACTTAAGAACATCTTCAGACTGGGATCGTGTCTCATTTTTGATATTCCATTTAAGGATTCAAGGATTCGAAGTTTTATTGTGATTTGTACAAGGTACAGTGTACAGAGTgcaatgcaattcttacttgaatgctTCTTAGTGTAAAGCATGTTCACGCAGGCGGAGGATTCGAGTGGGATGATGACTTCCCATTAATGTCCGACCAAGATGCTGTAATGCCAGCCGCGGAGGAGCCTGCGGCCTGCACCCCCTCTCCCGTGGTCACGGAGGTGAAGCCGGTTGCCCCATTCTCCCGATTCAGCGTCTCTCGCTTCTCCATAACACACGTGTCGGACTCAGACGTGGAATCCGCAGGAGGTGAGCCTTGGTCGTGACCACGAGAAGCCCAGCACTTTGTTGGCACTTGATAAGTTGTCCGGCTGAGGGTTGTAATCTAATAACCTGCTGACAGGTCACCGTCAGTAATTAAGTGTTCCGTTGAGAGCGTCGCGAATGCGAAGGCTTCCGTTGAGTTTGGCATGTTACAGAATGTGTCTGGTGTGGTAAGCACTTCCCAGAAGTATTCGGTAACTCGGATCCGAACTCACACAACGGGATGATGCAACGCCGACTCGTAATGCTTGGCCTGTAATACCATCCCCTCTGtcctgcagggagcagtgaagaCGGGGAGTGAGAATGAACGGCAACTCCACCCTCTACACCCCCTATCCCCCCATCGCTATATACAAACACACTGCTGTGGGGCTCAGAAGATGTCCCAGGCCATCTCATAAAAGAACAGCCCTTTTTGGGTGGAGCGTCTGAGCTTTTTTCTTTTCCCTCATTTGGACTTACCCTCGGCGACCCAGTTTGAGACAACGCCTCGGAACTGCATCCCCCATGACATCCTACAGACCTGCTGAGTATTACGTGGGTAACGGACTCGGAGAAGAAAACAATATACAATGTATCTATAAGAAAGAAGCA
This window encodes:
- the LOC125718208 gene encoding LOW QUALITY PROTEIN: serine/threonine-protein kinase LMTK1-like (The sequence of the model RefSeq protein was modified relative to this genomic sequence to represent the inferred CDS: inserted 1 base in 1 codon; deleted 1 base in 1 codon): MSAAVFMMVMSASFFNPSFAFSSHFDTDGAPLSELSWSSSLAVVVVSFSGLFTFIFLMLACLCCKKGDIGFKEFDNTEGEEYQTDLSAIGSPASQTDPEVYVLPLTEVSVPVSKQPSRSVQLLKSSDLGRHSLLYLKEIGHGWFGKVLLGEVNAGHSTTQVVVKELKASASIQEQMKFLEEVQPYRALQHPALLQCLAQCSEVTPYLLVMEFCPLGDMKGYLRSCRATDSMTPDPLILQRIACEIASGLLHLHKYNYIHSDLALRNCLLTADMTVKIGDYGLSHEKYKDDYFVTTDQLWVPLRWIAPEIIDEVHGNLLTVDQTKSSNVWSLGVTIWELFELGNQPYRHYSDRQVLTYAVKEQQLRLPKPLLKIPLSERWYEVMQFCWLQPDQRPTAEEVHLLLGYLCAKGSSEGEEEFEARWSSMRPGAGHGGAEVAVELASSASSSFPLLENFSVGESFPDESGDDILTVTETSHGLNFEYKWEQMRHEQPYCASSTSGRLGQSNPLYQDIYYPTRGATDSSGGDRNALGVSPSFYKAKELNTPGVVPVLSAHSPSVSSEYYIRIEEPVECNINLDYSTSDCSPGFEGSSGVPGSGDSGNCPGEVQANSYWSAGTHKTDSYDSDTSLTVSPTMEPLLRRVSGDHWNSGQRFSYKDGEEEYHQHSPGGMESQLLEDSPMDTHQNRWGMRSLSQGVNEIGSPFTISPPLCSPKLGYCDPYLEGRQGPIESKSTAIDVYNTMMGSLQKATSGPCTIDIDIETEGNLLVEELESSSGDEXSKWSSNCSSNNNHLNFECGPCVRGVQETCVDIHYTTTFPDMGSSWPEISGVKDIQHPAINLPIPLPHSEIAAENCGGISLNEVNTQVLEECRPYSPLCNEGNARSESLVNLRQMAESPPFIDALISPTGRNYNFNSHLNQEDIEMPWEENKEIPSPSTGGSVLSLTEPLDSQGDSEPGNEESRSNVLELNTADETIEQGVNAKSVNVVQASPSTLCEKAPCFPTDVAQEPASESSQTADSGLEASYFSISMVDIDNCSDDDDDITDVTSGIFTDIVDSVEVTADINVTIKHDQKTTETPDSVDSVDLPSVTGPCETFSPTSFCPSSQSKALDSGYDTENNESPEFILKDTSEPRLIGSPVLGIVEAEMVLQVDLDKGVDAVVSLSASNNTKVELTGLSEKNPYRDSAYFSDYDTENERWSREDEGDFPEKLGDNDLAGQEAEKEDLSRYTGTEQFSPHIKEGGKHYFEGLDKGRDIIEFDNKPESSASSVPVLSTLSPSPPEMGGCLTKESSQDEGLGLDSEHSGEDQSSECTSSSSTVSTVSSAQQEYSASGDQVKKGTEDSPGPLSSNSTSEDIPKEVLRELEGDKDELVQDCTGPEEEVEVDENASWGTSSKTLKNHTDQVGLSEMVEDTVPLVPIADGEDADEEETDDSEESDEELGCYNIQEQSEESDEELPAVPIVVSDRSNTRHLRSLLKMPSLLTESFCDELDRKKKAVSFFDDVTVYLFDQESPTGDLVEPIFPSGEESGGQPNSDVGEPAAKASVSDDSSDGNVSEESGGFEWDDDFPLMSDQDAVMPAAEEPAACTPSPVVTEVKPVAPFSRFSVSRFSITHVSDSDVESAGGSSEDGE